TTCATAAGCTTCTAAAGAGCCTATTAGTTCTGTCACCGAAAGAGTTGTTATGTCTTTAGAATTTTCGATGGCAGTAACTCTTGGGTCATATTTTTCAGTGAGACTACTAAGTATTTTTTCGACTACTCTAGTCTCACTAATATTTTCACCATAGGCTCTTATTTGATTCACAATTTCCTTGAGTCTGGAATAATAATCTTTAACGATCTcagaatctttcattttcaagTTTTCTAGATCTCTCCTCATTGTTTGTAGTTTAACAGCACGTACCTTTGTCGTCCCTTGAAACTCCTCCTTCAACATGTCCCAAGCTTCCTTCGCCGTAGAAGCTCCCATGATTCTTGAGAAGTTCGCATCATCTACGGCTTGTTGAATAGCGTAGAGAGCATTCGCATCTCTTtgtttctccttcttttcttgcCGTAATTGCTCCACCGTGGGATTTTCCGGCGTTGAGAACCCTTTGTCAACTATGTCCCATAGATCTTGGGACATAAAATAGGTTCTCATTTTGATGCTCCAGAAGTCGTAATTCTCCCCTGAGAAGattggaagaggaagagatgTTTGATTGGATGTAGAGGCTGACATGGTGGACTCAAGTGTTACGCCCCGAATTGATCGgaactgctctgataccactgatGGTTTTTAGAAGATAAAGAAGGTTAGTTCTTAGGACAATGTGTGAAAGATTTGTTAGGACAAGGGTGTTAAGGAAAGAACTTGGAAGTTTAGAAACAGAGGAGATGTTTTGAGTTTAGAAACAGAGGAGATGGTTGTAAAACAGAGGAGCTGTGGTGACCTTGGTTAATTCATTACATTACTACAAGGCTTaattgatacatatatatagagacCAAGTCCACCGACATGACATATGTGGTTAAATACTAACCACTCACTAATAGATAATTCTAGAACACACTACACATGATTAACTAAAAGATTATTCTAGACTAAGACATGTTCTAGACATATGATCTAGATAGCTAGAGATAGATCTAGAAAATTCCAATGTGCATTAGTTGATCTAACAAATAGCATTCCTGTTAATTCCAGAAGAAGTGTAAATGCCTGTGAAATACTGCAAGAGAATCTATTTCATTGCTTCCAGTTCAATGTGCCAAACACCATTCTCATCGGCTAAACCTTTTATCTGATTTTTAACTCTTCTATTAGATGTCTTCCTATGAAAGAAAGTTGTATTCTTGTCTCCATCTTTCAACCAGAAAGCCTTAGACCTTTGTCTCCAATAAGTCTCTTCATGGGCTAAGAGAGCACTATAATTGACATGTAGTTGCCTTTGTTCTTCATATTGTTGTGATGAATAAGGGTGTGACATTAAGTCTTTCATTTTCTCTTGGATCACCCTCATCTCAAGTTTAGTCTGCATGACTTCTTTCTTATGCCATTCTAACAAGTTAGCTCCAGCTTGCCTAATATTGACTCCTAACTGATTCATAGGATTACCTGTTAAAGGTTGTGCCCATCATTGCTTGATTATTTCCCCACATTTGGGATATTGGTGCCATACTTCTTCAAAACGAAATCTGGTAGGAGCTTTGCAAGGCTGAAGTCTTTCAGCACTAACTTCTATCAGTAGAGGGCAGTGATCCGAGTCtgagtggggggggggggggggggagagtgATAACCCTAGAATATGGAAAACACTCTCTCCATAGAGTTGTCTGGAAGGCACGATCTAATCTCTCCTTTGTGAACTTATTAGACCAAGTATAACGACATCCCTGAAACCTCATATCAGAGAAGCCACAACTAGTCATTATTCGTCTGAACACTTCCATAGCACTAGCAGCTCTCGGTGGCCCACTGGACTTGTCCATATTGCTCATGATTTCATTAAAATCACCCGCAATAAGCCGTGGTAATGCACAAGGTTATGCTGCTGAAGTTCTAACCATATTCCAAGTACGATACCTCTGAGATCTAGTTGCATAGCCATACACTCCCCTGAATCTCCAAAGATCATAGGACCCTCGCTTGCATACCTCCACATCAATGTGATGAGGTGAGTAGGTATGAAGGTTTACTAGAGTGATATCACGCCATAATAGCGCTACTCCTTGTGATTCTTCTTTAGCCGGATAACAAATACTCCCTACAAAACCCAACCGCGTTTTGATTGAATCCAGAAGCTTCGGCTGGGCTAGGGTTTCTGATAGAAAAATTAAGCTAGGGTTCCTTGCATGCACCATATCAACAAGAGCATGTTGTGTTTCATGATTCACAATCCTCTACAATTCCATGTGAGGACTTTGCACTGCATCATTGCGGTGACAATAGAGGCGCCGCGGTGGCACTATAGCGGTGTCGAATCGCTTAGGGTTTTCTTTACCATCTTGCTCCATTATCACGACTCTTGCTATTTCCCGTGGATTGCGTAGACATTATTCAATGTGAATATAATTGAGGGTGGTGTAAGACAATATGTAGATGAATACATAGTTGGAATTACTTATGAATCAAATATATGGTAGTTAATTAGGGTAATTGTTCGAGTTCCTATAAAGTTtagggcatgtttacttacttggaatggaatggaatgtaatggaatgattacggagtaaaaacacccctgtgtttactaacacataaaggaatcagaatgattccaggtaaaagaattcatgtgtttactaacacatgaaggaatcagaattggtgtaggtcccacctatttatcaggaatcgattcctgaatactcaggaattcgattacgaaggggggagatgggtttaggaatcattccttcggaatcaataccgattcctttcttctcccattccacttgtctccgattcatgattattttccattccaagtaagtaaacgtgccattaaTTAGTCTTGCCATTTGTATACTATGTATAGTCTCTTCTAGGGCTGGACTCTTGGACCCGAGGAATTAAGGAACTGGCCCGAACCGGACCAAAATTGACTGTTTGATGCAgttcttaacaaaaaaaaaatacttcagttcgAATTGAACCGAAGTGTAAAATTATCGGTTGGGTTTCGGCTCTCGTTTCTAAAATATTAGTTAACTTGAACTAAAgtatatattatgttgttttttGCTGGGTGACAACTTTGAAGCGTGTAAAATTGTCACAAGATTATGCTATCACAATAGTCATattactaacaaaaaaaaaaaaaaaccaggccATTATCTTCGAAGTTGCAGAGAATTTGTTATGTTGGTTCAGTGTCAATTCCGGCTGATGATTGGACGAAACCGATCCTAGCCCAGCCCTAGTCTCTTTAATCTTAAGCTTAAGATTTTCATTCAAACAATGTCGTCCCCCAAAATCTCTAATGTTCGTCTCTTCATGTCTTCTCTTTATCTAATCGTCCTCTTTCTAACCTAATCCCATAAATTATTGTCTCTTCATGTATCCTCGTTTCTCTGGCTAATTTCTCTTATTTCTAACCTAACTTCGTTCTCTTCTCTTATTCAAACCTTAATCCCACTTATTTTCTCTGTTTTCTCTCAATTGGTGGTACTtgtatctttctttctttgtttttttttgttgaggtTGCTTAATTAAGAGGTGTTTTAAGGCCAAGAGTTCTACAAGAAAATACCTTTATGTCTCCTATTAGTAGTGGGGGACACATCTTTTGAAGAGCTTTTGGGCCTCGAATTCGACGAGAGTGGATTTTTttatagcaaattaccactacCTACACTTTTAGCCCATAAATTATTATCAGCaaacctgttttttttttttttttaattcccatgTGCTAGTGTGCAAGGCCCATGTGCAAGCTATTATCCCTTGCGGTCAGATtccttctattttttaattatttctaCTGACAAGTAAATTATGAAACTGCCCTTATGATTTTGATAATGTGAATTAACGCTGCTGAATGTTAGTAGCATTATGAAAAAATAATATCTCTacattccatctttgtttttcttagaaacaactcatttatttaataattccaaaaactatttgtacatattacaatatgaaacttggACACTCATTTATCTATGGCTTTGCTGCTTCCGCATACAAGCAGTAGTATACTGAGGATTAGTAGTATGTCACCCCCAGCAGTATACTAGCCCCAATagtatactgaccctcagtagtgtacTGATCCGCAGTAGTGTACTGGcccccagtagtatactagccTGGCCTTCTCACGTTTGCTCACTTCAGCATTGCTTTCATTAGCTCCATCCTAATCCAATAAGAAAGTActataaacacaaaactaaagctactgaccctcaatacaaaactgaGAATCCACCAAatacagggaaaaaaaaattgaaattcaattttattcagcactaattatttggtcatacttTCAAATCAAAAACCAgtgaaatcaaatcaaatagttatatggaataaaagaaaacaaaacaacaaatagtaccagatctgaaaattttcaaccgGAAAGTACTGAAAGCTACTTTAacaaataaggaaaataaaggaaaagatTCGGCTAATTACCTCATCCTCGCCCTCGCCGTCGTCGTCGTCATCGCCTCCTTCAGCgtcttcgtcgtcttctttCGTCGTCCTCATCGTCTATTGACTGAACCGGAGGGCCACCGGAGGTCTGTACGACCTCCTGGACGTCTTCCTCGTCATCCTCATCGTCCTCGTCATCCGCGTCGTCTTAATCGTCGACGTCCTCTTCCTCGTCTTCAAGGCCGTCGTCAGAGTCAGAGGACTCCGAAACGGATTCGTACTGCTCCAATTCCTCGATAGTCAAAGGCTTCACTTCTCCGCTTGGGTCTCGCGCTTGGTTAGCCGTCAAGGTCGTGAGCTTATTAGTTCGCTGCCGGGGTCGTGCGCTTGGTTCGCTGCTGGCTCGCGCCCTCGCTTCGCCAGCTGCTTCAATTTAGGGAGGATATGGATTTTGGGACGGTTTCGATTTTGGAACTATTCTGATTTGGGGATCTAGATTTTGGGACTGTTTCAATTTTGGAATCTTTCTGATTTTGGGAGAGTGGcatgtttggtaatttttgtaaTATTTGAGTATTTTTCTTTAAGATGAGCTAATAGGCCATTGCAATTGTTGGCCTCATGGGATATTAGTTTTAGACTCTGCCATTGGAAAATAATAGTGttattttgtagttattggtaaaaagctcatttatttattattattattattattattttcatggGCGGGAAGTTTTAGCGCCTTTAGTAATTAGTTGACTACCAAAAACGACATTGCTTCGTTAGTAAGGGAAAGTTAGTCGCCATGAGCATCTCTTTTTCTGTTCACTCTCTTTAACTTTGAGAAACTTTCCATCCTTTAACTCTCtccagagaaagaaagaaaaaataaaaaataaaaaagctgtGTACAAACTCATCAGCGCTTAATCTCCACAGTCGCCGCCACCTCTGACCACCTCCATACGCGATTGGTTGGTATCTATGTACTTTCATATGTGATTTTGTATTTTCTGCTTTCATCCACAAATTTTGCCAAAACCCCTAGAAACTGGTCTGGGTTTGTACTTGCTACCGGTGATTAGAGATAACCAGGGAGAACTtgtgtgtgtttttgttttcggGTTTGGTTTAAAGCATTGATGTACCTTTAACTCACAAGTATTCTGAATTTCTGATCGTCAGTGTTGTTTattttagttttgagttttttaGGTGAGAATGGCTGGAATAGAAGGTCATGCAATTGGAATTGATCTCGGCACAAAGTACTCATGTGTGGGAGTTTGGAAGCATGATAACAATAATGTTGATATCATAGTGAACGATCAGGGCAACAGGACCACTCCGTCATGTGTTGCCTTCACTGATACTGAGCTTTTGGTAGGAGAAGCAGCGTTTAATCAGGTCGTAAGAAACCCTGACAACTCCATCTTCGGTAaggcttcttcctcttcttcttctatcccGATTGTAGTTTTCACATAGTTCAATATTGCTTTTAAAGGAGTTGAAAGTGTTATCTTTATTTTGATATATATCCTTTTCCCCTGAGTGGCTCAAATCTGAATTGCAACAAATGCTACATCTTTTATTTGAATCAATTTGCAGATGCAAAGCGGTTAATTGGCAGGAAATTCAGTGATGCATCTGTTCAAAGTGACAAGAAGCTCTGGCCATTCAAGGTGGTTGAAGGTCCTGATGATAAGCCTATGATTTTGGTTATGCATGAAGGCAAAGAGAAACAGTGTGCTGCTGAAGAGATCTCAAGTATGGTTCTTGCAAAAATGCGGGAGATTGCTGAAGTCTATCTTGGATCCACTGTGAAGAATGCTGTGATCACGGTTCCTGCTTACTTTAATAATTCACAGCGTGAGGCTACAAAAAAAGCTGGTATTACTGCAGGCCTAAATGTGATGCGTATTATTAATGAACCAACAGCAGCAGCCATTGCTTATGGCCTGGACAAGAAGTCTGGTTGGTATAGCAAGAGAAATGTACTCATATTTGATTTGGGTGGGGGTACTTTGGATGTGTCACTACTTACAATAGGTGATGGTGTCTTTGAAGTGAAGGCCACTGCTGGAGATACTCATCTTGGAGGTGAGGACTTCGATACCAAAATGGTAAATTACTGTGTTGAGGAATTTAAGAGGAAACGCAATTTGGATGTCAGTAGCAACATCAGAACTCTTAGGAGGTTAAAAAATGCATGTGAAAAGGCAAAGAGGAGACTTTCATTTACAACTACAACtgacattgaaattgaatgttTGCATCAAGGTATTGATTTCTATCTGACTTTTACTCGTGCCAAATTTGAACAACTCAACCTTGATTACTTCAATAAGTGTATGGAGCCTGTGGAGAAGTGTTTGGAGGATGCCAAAATGGACGTAGGTAGTGTGCATGATGTCGTTCTTGCTGGTGGCTCTTCTAGAATTCCCAAGGTGCAACAACTGCTACAAAATGTGTTCAAGGGGAAGGAGCTGTGCAAGAGCATAAATCCTGATGAGGCAATAGCA
This portion of the Rosa chinensis cultivar Old Blush chromosome 1, RchiOBHm-V2, whole genome shotgun sequence genome encodes:
- the LOC112182694 gene encoding heat shock cognate 70 kDa protein; the encoded protein is MAGIEGHAIGIDLGTKYSCVGVWKHDNNNVDIIVNDQGNRTTPSCVAFTDTELLVGEAAFNQVVRNPDNSIFDAKRLIGRKFSDASVQSDKKLWPFKVVEGPDDKPMILVMHEGKEKQCAAEEISSMVLAKMREIAEVYLGSTVKNAVITVPAYFNNSQREATKKAGITAGLNVMRIINEPTAAAIAYGLDKKSGWYSKRNVLIFDLGGGTLDVSLLTIGDGVFEVKATAGDTHLGGEDFDTKMVNYCVEEFKRKRNLDVSSNIRTLRRLKNACEKAKRRLSFTTTTDIEIECLHQGIDFYLTFTRAKFEQLNLDYFNKCMEPVEKCLEDAKMDVGSVHDVVLAGGSSRIPKVQQLLQNVFKGKELCKSINPDEAIAYGAAVQAAVLTGGNLRGKLQDFTLLDVTPLSLAVECADTTDPHNFKYYMYVMIPRNSRIPIKRKTTLANSFDNQSPVSFFVYEGESRIATQNNFLGKFSLDVIPPVPKGQAKFDVCFDIDANGILSVSAEDMSTGQKKGITINSDRRTFEGIENVR